Proteins encoded by one window of Polyodon spathula isolate WHYD16114869_AA chromosome 16, ASM1765450v1, whole genome shotgun sequence:
- the LOC121328663 gene encoding endothelin-converting enzyme 1-like isoform X2: MSAYKRTTFEEDDLVDSPIDDVYPNGMQVSFGGPSRSRRCWSDRTHVEKKLLVIVGVLSVCLLSCIFVLGLRYRNAQPQLCLSESCIKVASSILGSLDRTVDPCQDFYSFACGGWAQANPLPDGHSRWGTFNNLWEHNQAIIKHLLENTTMNGTSEAERKAQRYFQSCMNEQKIEELGAQPLKDLINQTGGWNVTGRWDKDNFQEVLRIVSAQYRTSPFFSVYVSTDAKNSNSNVIQVDQSGLGLPSRDYYLNKTVNEKILTAYLNFMVELGVLLGGEEASTREQMQQVLDLETTLANITIPQEERRDEELIYHKVKARELQALAPAVDWMPFLSAVFAPVQLNDSEPVVVYAPEYLQRVSDLINTTDKSILNNYMILNVVRKTASSLDHRFQDAEEKFLEVMYGMKKSCTPRWKLCVSDTDSALGFALGAMFVKATFAEDSKKIAEEMITQIKTAFEDSLQYVGWMDVETRKAAKEKADAIYNMIGYPKFIMDSKELDKVFNDYTVVSELYFQNVMQYYNFSARVTADQLRKAPNREQWSMTPATVNAYYSPTKNEMVFPAGILQAPFYTRTWPKALNFGGIGVVMGHELTHAFDDQGREYDKEGNLRPWWNNASIEAFKKQTECMVEQYGNYSINREAMNGKHTLGENIADNGGLKAAYKAYESWTRKHGEEEELPSLGLTNQQLFFVGFAQVWCSVRTPESSHEGMITDPHSPSRFRVIGTVSNSQEFSKHFHCPAGSPMNPARKCELW, encoded by the exons ATGTCTGCCTATAAGAGGACCACGTTTGAGGAGGATGACCTTGTGGACTCTCCCATAGATGACGTGTATCCTAACGGGATGCAG GTAAGTTTTGGTGGCCCGAGCCGCAGTCGGAGATGCTGGTCAGACCGGACGCACGTTGAGAAGAAGCTGCTAGTAATCGTGGgagtgctgtctgtctgtctgctgtccTGTATATTCGTTCTGGGCCTGCGCTACAGGAATG ctcaaCCCCAACTCTGCCTGTCTGAGTCCTGTATCAAGGTTGCTAGCTCTATCCTGGGCTCTCTGGACCGCACTGTGGACCCCTGCCAAGACTTTTACTCCTTTGCCTGCGGGGGCTGGGCGCAGGCCAACCCCCTGCCCGATGGCCACTCCCGCTGGGGCACCTTCAACAACCTGTGGGAGCACAACCAAGCCATCATAAAACACCTGCTCG AGAACACCACCATGAACGGGACGAGCGAGGCAGAGCGCAAAGCACAGAGGTACTTCCAGTCCTGTATGAACGAGCAGAAGATAGAGGAGCTGGGAGCACAACCACTCAAAGACCTGATCAACCAG ACTGGGGGCTGGAATGTGACTGGTCGCTGGGATAAAGATAACTTCCAGGAGGTGCTGCGCATCGTCTCTGCGCAATACCGCACCTCGCCCTTCTTCTCTGTGTACGTCAGCACAGACGCCAAGAACTCCAACAGCAACGTCATCCAG GTAGACCAGTCGGGCCTGGGATTGCCCTCTAGAGATTACTACCTCAACAAGACTGTCAATGAGAAG ATACTGACGGCCTACCTGAACTTCATGGTGGAGCTGGGCGTGCTCCTGGGGGGAGAGGAGGCCTCGACACGGGAGCAGATGCAGCAGGTCCTGGACTTGGAGACAACCCTCGCCAACATCACCATTCCTCAGGAGGAGCGCAGAGATGAGGAGCTCATCTACCACAAAGTCAAGGCCAGAGAGCTGCAG GCTCTGGCCCCGGCAGTAGACTGGATGCCCTTCCTCTCGGCTGTGTTTGCCCCTGTGCAGCTGAACGATTCGGAGCCGGTGGTCGTTTACGCACCAGAGTACCTGCAGAGAGTCTCGGATCTCATCAACACCACCGACAAGAG CATCCTCAATAACTACATGATCCTGAATGTTGTGCGCAAGACTGCCTCCAGCCTGGACCACAGATTTCAGGACGCAGAGGAGAAGTTTCTTGAGGTCATGTATGGGATGAAGAAG agctGCACCCCCCGGTGGAAGCTGTGTGTTAGTGACACGGACAGCGCCCTGGGATTCGCACTGGGAGCCATGTTTGTGAAGGCCACCTTCGCAGAAGACAGCAAGAAGATT GCTGAAGAGATGATTACTCAAATTAAAACAGCCTTCGAAGACAGTCTGCAGTACGTGGGCTGGATGGATGTGGAGACCAGGAAAGCTGCTAAGGAAAAG GCCGATGCAATCTACAATATGATTGGGTACCCCAAATTCATCATGGATTCCAAGGAGCTGGATAAAGTGTTTAATGAC TACACAGTGGTGTCAGAGCTTTACTTCCAGAACGTGATGCAGTACTACAACTTCTCTGCGCGGGTGACTGCTGACCAGCTGAGGAAAGCGCCCAACCGTGAACA GTGGAGTATGACCCCTGCAACGGTCAACGCCTACTACTCCCCCACCAAGAATGAGATGGTCTTCCCTGCCGGGATCCTGCAAGCCCCCTTCTACACCAGGACTTGGCCCAA GGCGCTCAATTTTGGTGGGATCGGAGTTGTCATGGGGCACGAACTGACCCACGCTTTTGATGATCAAg GCCGCGAGTATGACAAGGAGGGGAACCTGCGACCCTGGTGGAACAACGCGTCCATCGAGGCTTTCAAGAAGCAGACAGAGTGCATGGTGGAGCAGTACGGGAACTACAGCATCAACCGCGAGGCTATGAACGGAAAGCACACCCTGGGAGAGAACATTGCCGACAACGGGGGGCTCAAGGCTGCCTACAAG GCCTATGAGAGCTGGACCAGGAAGCATGGGGAGGAAGAGGAGCTTCCATCGCTGGGGTTGACCAATCAGCAGCTGTTCTTTGTTGGTTTTGCACAG GTGTGGTGCTCCGTTCGTACTCCAGAAAGTTCCCACGAGGGCATGATAACGGACCCCCACAGCCCGTCGCGTTTCCGAGTCATTGGCACAGTGTCTAATTCTCAGGAATTCTCTAAGCACTTCCACTGTCCAGCTGGCTCACCCATGAACCCTGCCAGGAAGTGTGAGCTCTGGTGA
- the LOC121328663 gene encoding endothelin-converting enzyme 1-like isoform X1: MEILRESFLHLTLQMSAYKRTTFEEDDLVDSPIDDVYPNGMQVSFGGPSRSRRCWSDRTHVEKKLLVIVGVLSVCLLSCIFVLGLRYRNAQPQLCLSESCIKVASSILGSLDRTVDPCQDFYSFACGGWAQANPLPDGHSRWGTFNNLWEHNQAIIKHLLENTTMNGTSEAERKAQRYFQSCMNEQKIEELGAQPLKDLINQTGGWNVTGRWDKDNFQEVLRIVSAQYRTSPFFSVYVSTDAKNSNSNVIQVDQSGLGLPSRDYYLNKTVNEKILTAYLNFMVELGVLLGGEEASTREQMQQVLDLETTLANITIPQEERRDEELIYHKVKARELQALAPAVDWMPFLSAVFAPVQLNDSEPVVVYAPEYLQRVSDLINTTDKSILNNYMILNVVRKTASSLDHRFQDAEEKFLEVMYGMKKSCTPRWKLCVSDTDSALGFALGAMFVKATFAEDSKKIAEEMITQIKTAFEDSLQYVGWMDVETRKAAKEKADAIYNMIGYPKFIMDSKELDKVFNDYTVVSELYFQNVMQYYNFSARVTADQLRKAPNREQWSMTPATVNAYYSPTKNEMVFPAGILQAPFYTRTWPKALNFGGIGVVMGHELTHAFDDQGREYDKEGNLRPWWNNASIEAFKKQTECMVEQYGNYSINREAMNGKHTLGENIADNGGLKAAYKAYESWTRKHGEEEELPSLGLTNQQLFFVGFAQVWCSVRTPESSHEGMITDPHSPSRFRVIGTVSNSQEFSKHFHCPAGSPMNPARKCELW, from the exons ATGGAGATACTAAGAGAGTCTTTTCTACACTTGACCCTTCAGATGTCTGCCTATAAGAGGACCACGTTTGAGGAGGATGACCTTGTGGACTCTCCCATAGATGACGTGTATCCTAACGGGATGCAG GTAAGTTTTGGTGGCCCGAGCCGCAGTCGGAGATGCTGGTCAGACCGGACGCACGTTGAGAAGAAGCTGCTAGTAATCGTGGgagtgctgtctgtctgtctgctgtccTGTATATTCGTTCTGGGCCTGCGCTACAGGAATG ctcaaCCCCAACTCTGCCTGTCTGAGTCCTGTATCAAGGTTGCTAGCTCTATCCTGGGCTCTCTGGACCGCACTGTGGACCCCTGCCAAGACTTTTACTCCTTTGCCTGCGGGGGCTGGGCGCAGGCCAACCCCCTGCCCGATGGCCACTCCCGCTGGGGCACCTTCAACAACCTGTGGGAGCACAACCAAGCCATCATAAAACACCTGCTCG AGAACACCACCATGAACGGGACGAGCGAGGCAGAGCGCAAAGCACAGAGGTACTTCCAGTCCTGTATGAACGAGCAGAAGATAGAGGAGCTGGGAGCACAACCACTCAAAGACCTGATCAACCAG ACTGGGGGCTGGAATGTGACTGGTCGCTGGGATAAAGATAACTTCCAGGAGGTGCTGCGCATCGTCTCTGCGCAATACCGCACCTCGCCCTTCTTCTCTGTGTACGTCAGCACAGACGCCAAGAACTCCAACAGCAACGTCATCCAG GTAGACCAGTCGGGCCTGGGATTGCCCTCTAGAGATTACTACCTCAACAAGACTGTCAATGAGAAG ATACTGACGGCCTACCTGAACTTCATGGTGGAGCTGGGCGTGCTCCTGGGGGGAGAGGAGGCCTCGACACGGGAGCAGATGCAGCAGGTCCTGGACTTGGAGACAACCCTCGCCAACATCACCATTCCTCAGGAGGAGCGCAGAGATGAGGAGCTCATCTACCACAAAGTCAAGGCCAGAGAGCTGCAG GCTCTGGCCCCGGCAGTAGACTGGATGCCCTTCCTCTCGGCTGTGTTTGCCCCTGTGCAGCTGAACGATTCGGAGCCGGTGGTCGTTTACGCACCAGAGTACCTGCAGAGAGTCTCGGATCTCATCAACACCACCGACAAGAG CATCCTCAATAACTACATGATCCTGAATGTTGTGCGCAAGACTGCCTCCAGCCTGGACCACAGATTTCAGGACGCAGAGGAGAAGTTTCTTGAGGTCATGTATGGGATGAAGAAG agctGCACCCCCCGGTGGAAGCTGTGTGTTAGTGACACGGACAGCGCCCTGGGATTCGCACTGGGAGCCATGTTTGTGAAGGCCACCTTCGCAGAAGACAGCAAGAAGATT GCTGAAGAGATGATTACTCAAATTAAAACAGCCTTCGAAGACAGTCTGCAGTACGTGGGCTGGATGGATGTGGAGACCAGGAAAGCTGCTAAGGAAAAG GCCGATGCAATCTACAATATGATTGGGTACCCCAAATTCATCATGGATTCCAAGGAGCTGGATAAAGTGTTTAATGAC TACACAGTGGTGTCAGAGCTTTACTTCCAGAACGTGATGCAGTACTACAACTTCTCTGCGCGGGTGACTGCTGACCAGCTGAGGAAAGCGCCCAACCGTGAACA GTGGAGTATGACCCCTGCAACGGTCAACGCCTACTACTCCCCCACCAAGAATGAGATGGTCTTCCCTGCCGGGATCCTGCAAGCCCCCTTCTACACCAGGACTTGGCCCAA GGCGCTCAATTTTGGTGGGATCGGAGTTGTCATGGGGCACGAACTGACCCACGCTTTTGATGATCAAg GCCGCGAGTATGACAAGGAGGGGAACCTGCGACCCTGGTGGAACAACGCGTCCATCGAGGCTTTCAAGAAGCAGACAGAGTGCATGGTGGAGCAGTACGGGAACTACAGCATCAACCGCGAGGCTATGAACGGAAAGCACACCCTGGGAGAGAACATTGCCGACAACGGGGGGCTCAAGGCTGCCTACAAG GCCTATGAGAGCTGGACCAGGAAGCATGGGGAGGAAGAGGAGCTTCCATCGCTGGGGTTGACCAATCAGCAGCTGTTCTTTGTTGGTTTTGCACAG GTGTGGTGCTCCGTTCGTACTCCAGAAAGTTCCCACGAGGGCATGATAACGGACCCCCACAGCCCGTCGCGTTTCCGAGTCATTGGCACAGTGTCTAATTCTCAGGAATTCTCTAAGCACTTCCACTGTCCAGCTGGCTCACCCATGAACCCTGCCAGGAAGTGTGAGCTCTGGTGA